The following coding sequences are from one Pasteurellaceae bacterium RH1A window:
- a CDS encoding sulfoxide reductase heme-binding subunit YedZ, with the protein MLAFLRTLVHTGCLMPLLWLASRIYLEDYSQLGADPIKGIQHFLGFTALTILLVMFLLGIVLFLLKKNQYQILRRALGLWAWFYALLHVASYFVLELGSDLPLFIGEIFSRNYLIIGLIAFAILCLMAASSLPWVKKAMGRGWFYLHKLGYLCLLLGGVHYYLSLKNTELMALVYLGLTGLVVAWEVRAMLVKR; encoded by the coding sequence ATGTTAGCTTTCCTCCGCACCCTGGTGCATACTGGCTGTCTTATGCCCCTCTTGTGGCTGGCCTCCCGCATTTATCTTGAAGACTACAGCCAACTGGGAGCAGACCCTATCAAGGGCATTCAGCATTTTTTAGGCTTTACCGCCCTGACCATTCTCTTGGTCATGTTTTTACTGGGCATTGTGCTTTTTCTCTTAAAGAAAAACCAATACCAAATTTTACGCCGAGCCTTGGGCCTCTGGGCCTGGTTTTACGCCCTCTTGCATGTGGCCTCGTATTTTGTCTTGGAACTGGGCAGCGACCTGCCACTCTTTATTGGCGAAATTTTCAGCCGTAACTACTTGATTATTGGCCTTATTGCCTTCGCCATTTTATGCCTGATGGCCGCCAGCTCCCTACCTTGGGTGAAAAAAGCCATGGGCAGGGGCTGGTTCTACCTCCACAAACTGGGCTACCTCTGCCTCTTACTGGGCGGCGTGCATTATTACCTGTCACTGAAAAATACCGAATTGATGGCCTTGGTTTATCTAGGCCTAACGGGGCTGGTGGTGGCTTGGGAAGTGAGGGCTATGTTGGTGAAAAGATAG
- a CDS encoding RNA polymerase subunit sigma (Bacteria have multiple sigma factors which are active under specific conditions; the sigma factor binds with the catalytic core of RNA polymerase to produce the holoenzyme and directs bacterial core RNA polymerase to specific promoter elements to initiate transcription), with translation MDMPFSQGQLEEIRGKMLKFALLQVQDQSLAEDMVQEAFLNGLKNQASFKGQAAFSTWIFAILKNKILDYFRQKKRWVLESELADQDEDTNHFFDENGHWKSQQSPFNLAKHDGEIYSKEFWRLFEACLTHLPARQARVFMMREYLELDSEQICSNLEISTANLHTSLYRARLQLQACLTRKLGD, from the coding sequence ATGGATATGCCATTTTCTCAAGGCCAACTTGAGGAGATCCGAGGCAAGATGCTGAAATTTGCCCTGCTTCAGGTGCAAGACCAAAGTTTGGCTGAAGATATGGTGCAGGAGGCCTTTTTAAATGGCCTGAAAAACCAAGCGTCTTTTAAGGGGCAAGCCGCTTTTTCAACCTGGATTTTTGCTATTCTCAAAAACAAGATCTTAGATTATTTCCGCCAGAAAAAACGCTGGGTTTTGGAGTCGGAATTGGCCGATCAGGATGAAGATACCAACCATTTTTTTGATGAAAACGGCCACTGGAAGAGCCAGCAGTCGCCCTTTAACTTGGCCAAACACGATGGCGAAATCTATTCCAAGGAATTTTGGCGGCTCTTTGAGGCCTGCTTGACCCACCTGCCGGCCAGACAGGCTCGGGTCTTTATGATGCGAGAATATTTGGAGCTAGACAGCGAGCAGATTTGCAGCAATCTTGAGATCAGCACTGCCAACCTGCACACTTCGCTCTACCGTGCCAGACTACAACTACAAGCCTGCCTGACCCGCAAATTAGGAGACTAA
- a CDS encoding mononuclear molybdenum enzyme YedY yields MQNLSSNITPEAIFHQRRQIIKAMGLVGLASALPLTAQAQKQDALNFKKAVEGLDLKLTPENKVTGYNNFYEFGLGKDDPAKFASSLKTEGWKLEISGEVENPMVLDMQKILTSFPLEERIYRFRCVEAWSMVVPWIGFELNKLLTLAKPTSKAKYVAFETVYDPENIPGQKNPLFGGGLDYPYKEGLTLAEAMHPLTLMSVGLYGKILPNQNGAPIRLVVPWKYGFKSIKSIAKIRLVEEQPITTWNQLAPQEYGFYANVNPEVDHPRWSQASERVIGAGGLLSGVSRQKTLPFNGYADQVAHLYQGLDLRANY; encoded by the coding sequence ATGCAAAACCTTTCCTCCAATATAACCCCTGAAGCCATCTTCCACCAGCGCCGCCAGATCATCAAGGCCATGGGCTTGGTGGGCCTGGCCTCTGCCCTGCCGCTGACGGCTCAAGCACAAAAGCAAGACGCCCTTAACTTTAAAAAGGCTGTCGAAGGCTTGGATCTCAAACTCACACCTGAAAACAAGGTCACGGGCTATAACAACTTCTACGAGTTTGGCCTAGGCAAGGACGACCCTGCCAAGTTTGCCTCCAGCCTCAAAACTGAGGGCTGGAAACTGGAGATTTCAGGTGAGGTGGAAAACCCCATGGTCTTGGATATGCAAAAAATCCTCACTTCTTTCCCGCTTGAAGAGCGGATCTACCGCTTCCGCTGTGTGGAGGCCTGGTCTATGGTGGTGCCTTGGATTGGCTTTGAGCTAAACAAGCTCCTGACTCTAGCCAAACCAACCAGCAAGGCCAAATATGTGGCCTTTGAAACGGTTTACGACCCTGAAAACATTCCAGGCCAAAAGAACCCGCTCTTTGGCGGCGGCTTGGACTACCCCTATAAAGAGGGCTTGACCCTGGCCGAGGCCATGCACCCTTTGACGCTGATGTCAGTTGGGCTTTATGGCAAGATCCTGCCCAACCAAAACGGCGCCCCTATCCGCCTGGTTGTGCCTTGGAAATATGGCTTTAAGAGCATTAAATCCATCGCCAAAATCCGCTTAGTGGAAGAACAGCCTATCACCACCTGGAACCAGCTGGCCCCGCAGGAATACGGTTTTTATGCCAATGTCAATCCTGAAGTGGATCACCCTCGTTGGTCTCAGGCCAGTGAACGGGTGATTGGAGCAGGCGGCCTCTTAAGTGGCGTAAGCCGCCAAAAGACCCTGCCATTTAACGGCTATGCCGATCAGGTGGCTCATCTTTATCAAGGCTTAGACTTGAGGGCAAATTACTGA
- a CDS encoding 23S rRNA (cytidine(2498)-2'-O)-methyltransferase RlmM — MNKLALYCRPGFEKEVAGEITDKAAERGVFGFVNLKENSGYVIFECYQAGDADRLARELPVSQLIFARQMIVVGDLLENLPEQDRISPILECYQAFNPQASCDIWVETPDTNEAKELSTFCRKFTVPLRAALKKEGWLKGRAGAKNSLHLHILFIRPGACYVGYAYNHTRSPYFMGIQRLKFPADAPSRSTLKLEEAILTFIPVQEEEKRFSDQMVGVDLGACPGGWTYQLVKRGVFVYAVDHGKMAASLHDTGRIEHCPEDGFKFQPPKGKRVDWLVCDMVEQPMRIAKLMAKWFINGWCRESIFNLKLPMKKRYQEVQLCLDYLAESLAKEGFKFKLQAKHLYHDREEITVHIRAEKL; from the coding sequence ATGAATAAACTGGCCCTTTACTGCCGCCCTGGCTTTGAAAAAGAAGTGGCAGGTGAAATTACAGACAAGGCCGCCGAGCGAGGTGTGTTTGGCTTCGTTAATCTTAAGGAAAACAGCGGCTATGTGATTTTTGAATGCTATCAGGCAGGCGATGCCGACAGATTAGCTCGGGAGCTGCCCGTCAGCCAGCTTATCTTTGCCCGCCAGATGATTGTGGTGGGTGATTTGCTGGAAAACCTGCCCGAGCAGGACAGGATTTCGCCTATTCTTGAGTGTTATCAAGCCTTTAACCCCCAGGCTAGCTGCGATATTTGGGTGGAAACGCCTGACACCAACGAGGCCAAGGAGCTTTCGACCTTCTGCCGCAAGTTCACCGTGCCCTTGCGGGCGGCCCTGAAAAAAGAGGGCTGGCTCAAGGGCAGGGCAGGGGCCAAAAACAGCCTTCATCTGCATATTCTTTTTATCCGCCCAGGCGCTTGCTATGTGGGCTATGCCTATAACCATACCCGATCACCGTATTTCATGGGTATTCAACGCCTGAAATTCCCAGCCGATGCCCCCAGCCGTTCTACTCTCAAGCTGGAAGAGGCCATTTTGACCTTTATTCCCGTCCAGGAAGAAGAAAAGCGTTTTTCTGATCAGATGGTTGGCGTGGATTTAGGCGCCTGCCCAGGGGGCTGGACCTATCAGTTGGTTAAGCGTGGTGTCTTTGTTTATGCGGTCGATCACGGCAAAATGGCAGCCAGCCTGCACGACACGGGACGGATTGAACACTGCCCAGAAGACGGCTTTAAGTTCCAGCCACCCAAGGGCAAGCGGGTGGATTGGTTGGTTTGCGATATGGTAGAGCAGCCTATGCGGATTGCCAAACTGATGGCCAAGTGGTTTATCAATGGCTGGTGTAGGGAGAGTATCTTCAACCTCAAGCTGCCTATGAAAAAGCGTTATCAGGAAGTGCAGCTTTGTTTGGACTATTTAGCTGAAAGCTTGGCTAAAGAGGGCTTTAAGTTCAAGCTTCAAGCCAAGCACCTTTATCATGACAGGGAAGAAATTACTGTGCATATCCGTGCGGAAAAACTGTAA
- a CDS encoding Na+/H+ antiporter, whose translation MNLVDFSTSAWSVVPPLLALILAIFTRKVILSLSIGILVGAIMLTQWNLLDAAVYIKNTVVSLVYNLEEGSLNANNVNIILFLLLLGALTALLSLSGSNQAFANWAQQRIKGRRGAKLMAACLVFITFIDDYFHSLAVGAIARPVTDKFKVSRAKLAYILDSTAAPMCVLMPISSWGAYIITLVAGLMTTHAITGYSPLGAFMAMSAMNFYAIFAMILVFVVAYSSFDIGSMARFEQEALNAETKETEAADLSVEGKVRNLVFPVVSLIVGTIAMMMYTGNQALAADGKPFDVLGAFENTTVGISLVVGGVSALAVLTLCILVDGKVSLADYLKSWAIGAKSMSGAILILFSAWTINAIVGDMQTGKYLSTLVAGNINPAFLPAILFVLAAAMAFSTGTSWGTFGIMLPIAASMAVNADPSLLLPCLSAVMAGAICGDHCSPISDTTILSSTGAQCNHMDHVNSQLPYSMLVAFATVLGYLVVGFSQSALAGFITTGAVMAGLVLLFKKKSQ comes from the coding sequence ATGAATTTAGTTGATTTTTCTACATCGGCCTGGTCTGTTGTCCCGCCCTTGTTAGCCCTTATTTTGGCTATTTTTACCCGTAAGGTCATTTTGTCCTTGAGTATTGGTATTTTAGTCGGCGCCATTATGCTGACCCAATGGAACCTGCTTGATGCGGCGGTTTATATTAAAAATACCGTGGTGTCCTTGGTGTATAATCTTGAGGAGGGAAGCCTCAATGCCAATAACGTCAATATTATTCTCTTCCTTTTATTACTGGGTGCTTTAACCGCACTTTTAAGCCTTTCTGGCAGCAACCAGGCCTTTGCCAACTGGGCCCAACAACGGATTAAGGGCAGACGAGGAGCCAAACTGATGGCTGCTTGCCTGGTTTTCATCACCTTTATTGATGACTACTTCCACAGCCTTGCGGTTGGCGCCATTGCCCGCCCAGTGACCGATAAATTCAAGGTATCCCGTGCCAAATTAGCCTATATTTTGGACTCCACCGCCGCCCCAATGTGCGTGTTGATGCCCATTTCTAGCTGGGGAGCCTATATCATCACCCTGGTTGCAGGCCTGATGACCACTCACGCCATTACAGGCTACTCGCCACTGGGTGCCTTTATGGCCATGAGTGCTATGAACTTCTACGCCATTTTCGCCATGATCTTGGTCTTTGTGGTGGCCTATTCTTCCTTTGATATTGGATCTATGGCTCGTTTTGAACAAGAGGCCCTAAATGCCGAAACCAAGGAAACAGAAGCAGCGGATCTGTCTGTAGAAGGCAAGGTGCGCAACTTGGTTTTCCCTGTTGTATCCTTGATTGTTGGCACCATTGCCATGATGATGTACACGGGTAATCAGGCCTTGGCCGCAGATGGCAAACCCTTTGATGTTCTCGGTGCCTTTGAAAATACCACGGTTGGGATCTCACTTGTCGTGGGCGGCGTCAGTGCCTTGGCCGTGCTCACCCTTTGCATTTTGGTGGATGGAAAAGTCAGCCTGGCCGACTACCTCAAATCCTGGGCCATTGGTGCCAAATCCATGTCGGGTGCCATCCTCATTCTTTTCTCCGCCTGGACCATCAACGCCATCGTGGGCGATATGCAAACTGGCAAATACCTTTCAACCTTAGTTGCTGGCAACATTAACCCAGCCTTCCTGCCAGCCATTCTCTTTGTGCTAGCGGCTGCCATGGCCTTCTCAACAGGTACTAGCTGGGGAACCTTCGGTATTATGTTGCCGATTGCCGCCTCCATGGCCGTAAATGCTGATCCAAGCCTGCTTTTACCCTGCTTGTCTGCCGTGATGGCCGGCGCCATTTGTGGAGACCACTGCTCACCAATTTCAGATACGACTATTCTGTCTTCCACTGGCGCCCAGTGTAACCACATGGATCACGTAAACTCCCAGCTGCCTTATTCTATGCTAGTGGCCTTTGCCACTGTACTAGGCTATTTGGTGGTAGGCTTTAGCCAATCCGCCCTGGCTGGTTTTATTACCACGGGTGCGGTGATGGCGGGCTTGGTTTTACTCTTTAAGAAGAAAAGCCAATAA
- a CDS encoding formyltetrahydrofolate deformylase yields the protein MLENKILLTECPDDTGLVAKITNICYKHQLNIIKNSEFVENENRRFFMRTELQGIFNDQTLLADLKAALPQGSQYQLVAEKRKRIVILVTKEAHCLGDILMKTYYGGLNVEIAAVIGNHDNLRSLTERFDVPFHLVSHEGLSRVEHDKLLAEKIDQYAPDYIVLAKYMRVLNPEFVARYPNRVVNIHHSFLPAFIGAKPYQQAFERGVKIIGATAHFINNELDQGPIIMQNVINIDHTYTADAMMKAGRDVEKTVLSRALDLVLADRVFVYQNKTIVL from the coding sequence ATGCTTGAAAATAAAATTCTCTTAACCGAATGCCCAGACGATACGGGCCTTGTCGCTAAAATCACCAATATTTGTTATAAACACCAGCTCAATATCATTAAAAACAGTGAGTTTGTAGAAAATGAAAACCGCCGCTTTTTTATGCGGACTGAATTACAAGGCATTTTTAATGATCAAACCCTCCTAGCCGATTTAAAAGCTGCCCTGCCCCAAGGTTCTCAATATCAATTAGTGGCTGAAAAACGCAAACGCATTGTTATTTTAGTCACCAAAGAAGCCCACTGCCTCGGCGATATTTTAATGAAGACCTATTACGGCGGCTTAAATGTGGAAATTGCGGCCGTTATTGGCAACCATGATAATTTACGCAGCTTAACAGAACGCTTTGATGTGCCTTTTCATTTGGTCAGCCATGAGGGTCTAAGCCGTGTGGAGCATGATAAATTATTGGCCGAGAAAATTGACCAATATGCACCAGATTATATTGTGCTGGCCAAATATATGCGAGTGCTGAATCCTGAATTTGTGGCCCGCTACCCAAACCGTGTGGTCAATATCCACCACTCCTTCCTGCCGGCCTTTATCGGTGCCAAGCCTTATCAGCAGGCCTTTGAGCGAGGGGTAAAAATCATTGGTGCCACCGCCCACTTTATCAATAATGAATTGGATCAAGGCCCGATTATTATGCAAAACGTTATCAACATCGACCACACCTACACGGCTGACGCCATGATGAAGGCCGGCCGTGATGTGGAAAAAACCGTGCTTTCTCGAGCCTTGGATTTGGTCTTGGCCGATCGGGTTTTTGTTTATCAAAACAAAACCATTGTGCTTTAA
- a CDS encoding ribosome maturation factor RimP codes for MATLEQKLQDLVLDSIEAMGCELVGIECQRAGRFLTVRLYIDKEGGVSIDDCSDVSRQVSAIFDVEDPIADKYNLEVSSPGLDRPLFTLEHYQRFIGREVVIHLRIPMFDRRKWQGEILSVENDLISLKVENEERAFAFGNIQKANLVPVFNF; via the coding sequence TTGGCAACTTTGGAACAGAAATTACAAGATTTAGTGCTCGATTCTATTGAAGCAATGGGATGTGAGCTGGTTGGTATTGAATGCCAACGTGCAGGGCGTTTTTTAACCGTTCGCCTATACATTGACAAAGAAGGTGGCGTTAGCATTGATGATTGCAGCGATGTCAGCCGTCAAGTCAGTGCCATTTTTGATGTGGAAGACCCGATTGCGGATAAATACAACCTTGAGGTCTCTTCCCCAGGCTTAGATCGCCCACTTTTCACCCTTGAACACTATCAACGCTTTATCGGCCGTGAAGTAGTGATCCACCTGCGGATCCCAATGTTCGACCGCCGCAAGTGGCAGGGCGAGATTTTAAGCGTGGAAAATGACTTGATCAGCTTAAAAGTCGAGAATGAAGAACGTGCCTTTGCCTTTGGCAATATTCAAAAAGCCAATTTAGTTCCAGTTTTTAATTTTTAA
- a CDS encoding DNA-binding protein H-NS-like protein produces the protein MSEVLKTLSNIRSLRVIAREASLEQMEALLEKVTIVVEEKREAVKVQELEKAKYLENLNKYKAMLAADGISAEELAALLGGNPEQKTRKAREPRPAKYKFIDENGQEKTWTGQGRTPRALQKALDAGKSLADFAI, from the coding sequence ATGTCTGAAGTTTTAAAAACATTATCTAATATTCGTAGCCTGCGTGTTATTGCTCGTGAAGCCAGCCTTGAGCAAATGGAAGCCTTACTTGAAAAAGTCACCATCGTGGTTGAAGAAAAACGTGAAGCCGTAAAAGTACAAGAACTTGAAAAAGCCAAATACCTTGAAAACCTCAATAAGTATAAAGCCATGTTAGCCGCTGACGGTATTTCTGCCGAAGAATTAGCTGCCCTACTAGGCGGAAATCCAGAACAAAAAACAAGAAAGGCCCGTGAACCACGCCCAGCCAAATATAAATTCATTGATGAAAACGGCCAAGAAAAAACCTGGACAGGCCAAGGCAGAACCCCTCGCGCCCTACAAAAAGCCTTAGATGCAGGTAAATCTCTTGCTGATTTTGCCATCTAA
- a CDS encoding cell division protein FtsK, producing MIEKLTGKNHFIKFSLLLISLFGLYLTLAWLSYSPLDRGWTVASDATSSVLNRTGAFGAWAIDLLYAMLGKVAFLVPLLMAGLPLYWLVFKRPHYSGLQCLLRLLSFTSLIVGLAGLSAGILSPTPYYLSGGFIGGIFIASLEGLIGLFGALLVAMILTCLGFYFCSGASLLLLGNKLYQWVMADPKTAAQESQAPQQAVENPQILANEKEENEEEETSPDQALTDVSRFSRPNIIGLKTEEPEPTGLIAPEVFLNETKNIQLEPSSLPQVNLAGTKPLVEQVESEPQALVLPTIRLNTQANPLAPVESTDENEEVKVEQVVVPPQPERVPDFTNPHIKLNQPAFVEEVQELSEEEQEAELARQFQEAEAARLREMEARAKAQGLDDAFQTILQAPEEFEAPKVKLAPAAEPAKNPPKQTAYPTQGYGDTLIHPLLQQHKKLEKPSTPLPTLNLLKQAPAQSQLITEQEIRETSQRIEQELANFGVKATVEDVLVGPVVTRYEIQPAAGTKASKIMNLDQDLARALVFKAIRITEVVPGKPYMGIETPNAHRETVWLRDVLDSPEFRNTTATLPMALGKDISGKPVVVDMAKMPHLLVAGQTGGGKSVGVNTMILSLLYKLSPEQVRFIMIDPKVVELSIYDDIPHLLTPVVTDMKQAANALRWAVEEMERRYQLLKHLAVRNIEGYNDKIDQAEAMNYPIPNPLWRPGDSMDSFPPPLEKLSYIVLIVDEFADLMMTAGKQVEEHIMRIAQKARAVGIHLILATQRPSTDVITGVIKANIPSRIAFTVSSQIDSRTILDKGGAESLLGRGDMLYSGASSPEIIRVHGAFMSDEDVQKVADDWRARGKPNYLDSITASSEEGEGSDGRNQGGDLDPLFDEIVEFVVESNVTSISGIQRRFSLGFNRAARIIDQMEAEGVISSADSRGKREVLAR from the coding sequence GTGATTGAAAAATTAACCGGTAAAAACCATTTTATTAAATTTAGCCTGCTCCTTATCAGCCTCTTTGGCCTTTATCTAACCCTGGCCTGGCTTAGTTACAGCCCGCTGGATAGGGGTTGGACGGTGGCCAGCGATGCCACCTCAAGTGTGCTTAACCGCACAGGCGCCTTTGGGGCTTGGGCTATCGATCTGCTTTATGCCATGCTGGGCAAGGTGGCCTTTTTAGTGCCCCTGCTTATGGCTGGCCTGCCTCTTTACTGGCTTGTTTTCAAACGCCCCCACTACAGCGGCCTGCAATGCCTGCTCCGCCTATTGAGCTTTACCTCCCTGATTGTCGGCCTGGCAGGCCTGTCAGCGGGGATTTTATCGCCTACCCCTTACTACCTTTCAGGCGGCTTTATCGGCGGCATTTTTATTGCCAGCTTAGAAGGCTTGATTGGCCTTTTTGGCGCACTCTTGGTGGCCATGATCCTAACCTGCCTGGGCTTTTACTTCTGTTCAGGCGCCAGCCTCTTATTACTGGGCAACAAGCTCTACCAATGGGTGATGGCCGATCCGAAAACAGCTGCTCAAGAGAGCCAAGCTCCCCAACAAGCGGTTGAAAATCCGCAAATTCTTGCAAATGAAAAAGAAGAAAACGAGGAAGAAGAAACCAGCCCTGATCAAGCTCTAACCGATGTTAGCCGTTTCAGCCGCCCCAACATTATCGGCCTGAAGACCGAAGAACCAGAACCAACAGGCCTGATCGCCCCAGAAGTCTTCTTAAATGAAACCAAAAATATCCAGCTTGAGCCAAGCAGCCTGCCTCAAGTCAATCTAGCTGGCACCAAGCCCCTGGTTGAGCAAGTCGAAAGCGAGCCGCAGGCCCTTGTGCTGCCAACCATTCGCCTGAACACCCAGGCCAACCCTCTTGCACCGGTGGAAAGCACCGATGAAAACGAGGAAGTTAAAGTTGAGCAAGTGGTCGTCCCGCCTCAGCCAGAACGAGTGCCAGACTTTACCAATCCGCATATCAAACTCAACCAACCTGCCTTTGTTGAAGAGGTGCAAGAGTTGAGCGAAGAAGAGCAGGAGGCAGAATTAGCCCGCCAGTTCCAAGAGGCCGAGGCCGCCCGCCTAAGAGAAATGGAAGCCCGTGCCAAGGCCCAAGGCCTGGATGATGCCTTCCAAACCATCCTCCAAGCCCCTGAGGAATTTGAAGCACCCAAGGTTAAACTGGCACCAGCCGCTGAACCTGCAAAAAATCCACCCAAACAGACCGCTTACCCCACCCAGGGCTATGGCGACACCCTCATTCACCCGCTTTTGCAGCAACACAAGAAGCTGGAAAAGCCCAGCACGCCCCTGCCAACCCTGAACTTGCTCAAGCAGGCTCCAGCCCAGAGCCAACTTATTACCGAGCAGGAGATCCGAGAAACCTCTCAGCGCATTGAGCAGGAGTTGGCCAACTTCGGCGTTAAGGCTACGGTGGAAGATGTCCTGGTCGGCCCTGTGGTCACCCGCTATGAAATCCAGCCTGCCGCCGGCACCAAGGCCTCTAAAATCATGAATTTAGATCAGGACTTGGCCCGTGCCTTGGTCTTCAAGGCCATTCGTATCACCGAAGTGGTGCCAGGCAAGCCCTACATGGGGATTGAAACCCCCAACGCTCACCGTGAAACCGTTTGGCTGCGGGATGTGCTAGACAGCCCAGAATTCCGCAATACCACGGCCACCCTGCCAATGGCCTTGGGCAAGGACATCAGCGGCAAGCCTGTGGTGGTGGACATGGCCAAAATGCCCCATCTCTTGGTAGCTGGCCAAACGGGTGGCGGTAAATCGGTTGGGGTCAATACCATGATCTTGAGCCTGCTCTACAAGCTCAGCCCAGAGCAGGTTCGCTTTATTATGATCGACCCTAAAGTGGTGGAACTCTCCATTTATGATGATATTCCTCACTTGCTCACACCAGTGGTGACAGATATGAAACAGGCGGCCAATGCCCTGCGTTGGGCGGTGGAGGAAATGGAACGCCGCTACCAGCTGCTCAAGCATTTGGCTGTGCGTAACATTGAAGGCTATAACGACAAGATCGACCAGGCCGAGGCCATGAATTATCCGATTCCCAATCCGCTCTGGCGGCCAGGCGACTCCATGGACAGCTTCCCGCCACCACTAGAAAAACTTAGCTACATTGTGCTGATTGTGGATGAATTTGCCGATCTGATGATGACCGCAGGCAAGCAGGTGGAAGAGCATATTATGCGGATTGCCCAAAAGGCTCGTGCGGTCGGTATCCACCTGATTTTAGCCACCCAACGGCCATCAACCGATGTAATCACAGGGGTAATTAAGGCCAACATTCCAAGTCGGATTGCTTTTACGGTGTCTAGCCAAATTGACTCCCGCACCATCTTGGACAAGGGCGGAGCAGAAAGCCTGCTTGGCCGAGGGGATATGCTTTATTCAGGTGCCAGCAGCCCAGAAATTATCCGTGTGCATGGGGCTTTTATGAGCGATGAAGACGTGCAAAAAGTCGCAGACGACTGGCGGGCCCGTGGCAAACCGAATTATTTAGACAGCATCACAGCTTCCTCTGAGGAAGGCGAGGGCAGTGACGGCCGCAATCAAGGCGGCGATTTAGACCCGCTCTTTGATGAAATTGTCGAATTTGTGGTGGAAAGCAATGTCACCTCCATCAGCGGCATCCAACGCCGCTTCTCCCTAGGCTTCAACCGAGCCGCCCGCATCATCGATCAAATGGAGGCCGAGGGCGTGATTTCCAGTGCCGATAGCCGAGGGAAAAGGGAGGTCTTGGCCAGATAA